The following coding sequences are from one Candidatus Nitrohelix vancouverensis window:
- a CDS encoding PilT/PilU family type 4a pilus ATPase, with protein sequence MKKAEIDHVLTTMLEAFGNISDLNVTVGKPFQVESSGQLTGVPIDPEMPKITPFQAEIFALNLINSDRRLTEILIREGSCDCSYFLVGKARFRVNIFSQRGNYSIVLRKLETRIPSIEELKLPPQFAKAAEEKNGLILVTGATGSGKSTTLAALLNKMNEEKSVHIITLEDPVEFVHPHKKATFNQRELGSDYDAFSSGLRAALRQAPKVILVGEMRDRETVEIGLSAAETGHLVMSTLHTVDAGQTINRIVGMFAQEEEQQIRLRLADTVRYIICQRLLPKVGGGRVALLEIMTSNMRVKDAIVNGEDEGKSYYDIITNGDAYGMWTFDQHILKLLGEGKITEETALAYASRKAIVGRGIDQIKASRGEKTTDIEGLGMDDEYGDK encoded by the coding sequence ATGAAAAAAGCTGAAATCGATCATGTACTGACCACCATGCTGGAGGCCTTCGGCAATATTTCCGACCTCAACGTCACCGTCGGCAAACCCTTTCAGGTGGAGTCGTCCGGTCAGTTAACGGGAGTGCCCATTGATCCGGAGATGCCCAAGATCACCCCGTTTCAGGCTGAGATTTTCGCATTGAACCTGATCAATTCCGACCGCAGGCTCACGGAAATACTGATTCGTGAAGGCTCCTGCGACTGTTCTTATTTCCTTGTCGGTAAGGCGCGATTCCGCGTCAATATTTTTTCCCAGCGCGGCAATTATTCCATCGTTCTGCGAAAGCTCGAGACTCGCATTCCCTCCATCGAAGAATTGAAGTTGCCACCGCAGTTCGCCAAGGCGGCGGAAGAAAAAAACGGCCTCATCCTTGTGACCGGCGCGACGGGAAGCGGTAAGTCGACGACGCTGGCGGCGCTCCTCAATAAAATGAACGAGGAGAAGTCGGTGCATATCATCACCCTTGAGGACCCGGTGGAATTTGTGCATCCTCATAAGAAAGCGACATTCAACCAGCGCGAACTGGGAAGCGACTACGACGCCTTCTCCAGCGGTCTGCGCGCGGCTCTGCGCCAGGCTCCCAAAGTGATTCTGGTGGGCGAAATGCGCGACCGCGAAACGGTGGAGATCGGTCTGAGCGCGGCGGAAACGGGGCATCTGGTGATGAGCACCCTGCACACCGTAGACGCGGGACAAACCATCAACCGCATCGTCGGTATGTTTGCGCAGGAAGAAGAACAGCAGATTCGACTGCGACTCGCGGACACCGTTCGCTACATCATCTGCCAACGGCTCTTGCCGAAGGTGGGCGGAGGGCGCGTGGCTCTGCTGGAAATCATGACCTCCAACATGCGCGTTAAAGACGCGATTGTGAATGGCGAGGACGAGGGCAAGTCTTATTACGACATCATCACCAACGGCGACGCCTACGGCATGTGGACTTTCGACCAGCATATTTTGAAATTGTTGGGCGAAGGCAAAATCACCGAAGAGACGGCCCTGGCCTATGCGTCGAGAAAAGCCATCGTGGGTCGCGGCATCGACCAGATCAAGGCGTCGCGCGGCGAGAAGACGACAGATATTGAAGGCTTGGGAATGGACGACGAATACGGCGACAAGTAA
- a CDS encoding helix-turn-helix domain-containing protein, with protein sequence MNEDFGSYLKKERELRGVPLEEIAGATKVHIQFLRAIEDNKLDQLPGEVFIKGYIRSYAKAIGSDVDEVLNVYDEAIGKLRKKKINDLEIEQANINAKSGNSVFKGLLMLVGVAAFVGGVYFLISNLPKSAKPEKATIKTTPAAPSIVEPATEVSEPAPAPVMDTAIATSDENAGNPVSNDALETPSTPAAIEPAPQTPAALAPEDAPESSEISEALKENQKNEVKRYKLTIVAEENSWFKLLIDGERDEDFILPAGTRKEYQGDKNFIITIGNKNGVQLTLNGEPLQMPPSEDNVIRDFNINPNNEG encoded by the coding sequence ATGAACGAAGATTTTGGTTCTTATTTAAAAAAAGAGAGGGAGTTGCGCGGAGTGCCCTTAGAGGAGATTGCCGGCGCGACGAAAGTGCATATTCAATTTCTTCGTGCGATTGAAGACAATAAATTGGATCAGTTGCCGGGAGAGGTTTTCATCAAGGGCTATATTCGCTCTTACGCCAAAGCGATCGGTTCTGATGTGGACGAAGTGTTGAACGTCTATGATGAAGCGATTGGAAAACTCCGCAAGAAAAAAATTAACGATCTGGAAATCGAGCAGGCGAATATCAACGCAAAATCCGGCAATTCGGTTTTCAAAGGACTCCTGATGCTGGTCGGAGTGGCGGCGTTCGTCGGAGGAGTTTATTTCCTGATTTCAAATTTACCCAAAAGCGCCAAACCTGAAAAGGCGACAATCAAGACGACGCCTGCCGCGCCGTCAATTGTCGAACCCGCGACTGAAGTTTCAGAGCCTGCTCCAGCTCCTGTAATGGATACGGCGATTGCGACTTCGGATGAGAACGCTGGCAATCCCGTTTCGAACGATGCTCTTGAAACTCCTTCAACGCCTGCGGCGATAGAGCCTGCGCCGCAAACGCCTGCCGCGCTTGCTCCTGAAGACGCACCCGAATCTTCCGAAATTTCAGAAGCGTTGAAAGAAAATCAAAAAAATGAAGTTAAACGGTATAAACTGACCATCGTCGCTGAGGAGAATTCGTGGTTTAAATTATTGATCGACGGCGAGCGCGACGAGGATTTTATACTCCCGGCGGGGACGCGTAAAGAGTATCAAGGCGACAAGAATTTTATAATCACGATCGGCAATAAGAACGGCGTTCAATTGACCTTGAATGGAGAGCCTTTGCAAATGCCTCCCAGCGAGGACAATGTCATTCGTGATTTCAATATCAACCCGAATAACGAAGGGTGA
- a CDS encoding tetratricopeptide repeat protein — MKLALLFALAILTGLQACGQAKVQSDPKQAQEHYRLGIEFAQHSLFKNSLEELELAIRFDPTNAKYHRKKGLIHFAMGELKAAGDFFKKSIELDPNEVQAYINLGMVHYTQKEAELAQAQWEKAVALHDNDDDSKALNNLGNLLKVQGKLDEAIAHYQKAIDQSPQNTLLIDNLADAYRQKGEFAKAEDLLKTSLSLNANGMMAFYNLGLVYKDQNKALEAIEAFNQSLAINPGNIESYYQIATVLKANNDIASAKTVIAKALEANPENAKYKEFLKSLESS; from the coding sequence ATGAAACTTGCATTGCTATTTGCATTGGCTATTCTCACAGGCTTGCAAGCCTGCGGCCAGGCCAAAGTTCAAAGCGATCCCAAACAGGCGCAGGAACATTACCGCCTTGGAATCGAGTTTGCCCAACATTCGTTATTTAAAAATTCATTAGAGGAACTCGAACTGGCGATCCGCTTTGATCCTACCAACGCCAAATATCACCGCAAAAAAGGTTTGATTCATTTTGCAATGGGCGAGTTAAAAGCCGCCGGAGATTTTTTTAAAAAATCGATCGAACTGGACCCGAATGAAGTTCAAGCCTATATCAACCTGGGGATGGTTCATTATACTCAGAAGGAAGCCGAGCTTGCACAAGCTCAATGGGAAAAAGCCGTCGCCCTTCACGACAACGACGACGATTCCAAAGCGCTGAACAATTTGGGAAATTTACTCAAGGTACAAGGTAAGCTCGACGAGGCCATCGCTCACTATCAGAAAGCCATCGATCAATCGCCGCAGAACACCCTGCTCATCGACAACCTGGCGGACGCTTATCGGCAAAAAGGGGAGTTTGCGAAAGCTGAGGACTTGTTAAAAACTTCCCTGTCCCTGAACGCCAATGGAATGATGGCTTTTTACAATCTGGGGCTGGTGTACAAAGATCAAAACAAAGCGCTGGAAGCGATTGAAGCATTCAACCAATCGCTGGCAATCAATCCGGGCAACATCGAATCGTATTATCAAATCGCCACTGTACTCAAAGCGAACAACGACATCGCTTCCGCCAAAACAGTGATCGCCAAAGCTCTGGAGGCGAATCCTGAAAACGCCAAATACAAAGAGTTCTTAAAGTCACTGGAGTCGTCCTGA
- a CDS encoding DUF115 domain-containing protein, with product MIRDRHIHEVKQATSLRFSELWKRNFNSNKNAILRNQGVAALRDRFKGTPSIVVGAGPSLDKNIALLQRSADKALIISSDAALKPLLRRGVKPSVVVCLDPQEEISKFFKGTPSRNMLLVAPSIVHPRALDCWEGSVVFYNKHAPDIPVLTEIQRLIPNIGVLTPGGTVLSVAYDLAFQSGSNPIIFVGQDLSWTTPKTHSRNSEMEDNDFTETLHRQKDNIVNETDLFGRTRPTLKCMSVSKEWFYWAFSNWNRKQPTRILNCSESGILMEHCTVMPLREALNQYCRKTINVAWTLKKALK from the coding sequence ATGATTCGCGATCGTCACATTCACGAAGTCAAGCAAGCCACCTCCTTACGTTTCAGCGAACTCTGGAAGCGTAATTTCAATTCCAATAAAAACGCAATTTTAAGGAACCAGGGCGTCGCCGCATTGCGCGACCGCTTCAAAGGGACGCCCAGCATCGTCGTTGGCGCAGGCCCTTCGCTTGATAAAAATATCGCTTTGTTGCAACGCTCCGCAGACAAAGCCCTCATCATATCCAGCGATGCGGCTCTGAAACCTCTGTTACGGCGCGGCGTGAAACCTTCGGTCGTCGTTTGCCTCGATCCGCAGGAAGAGATTTCAAAGTTTTTCAAGGGAACGCCCTCGCGCAATATGCTTCTCGTCGCGCCTTCCATCGTTCACCCGCGCGCTCTGGATTGCTGGGAAGGATCGGTCGTTTTTTACAACAAGCACGCGCCGGATATCCCCGTGTTGACGGAGATTCAACGACTGATTCCGAATATCGGCGTTCTCACTCCGGGCGGCACGGTCTTGTCCGTCGCTTACGATCTGGCGTTTCAAAGCGGATCAAACCCCATCATTTTTGTCGGGCAGGATTTGTCCTGGACCACTCCCAAAACGCATTCGCGTAACAGCGAGATGGAGGACAACGATTTCACCGAAACGCTTCACCGACAAAAAGATAATATCGTGAACGAAACCGACCTTTTTGGGCGGACCCGTCCGACGCTCAAATGCATGTCGGTATCAAAAGAATGGTTCTACTGGGCGTTTTCTAACTGGAATCGCAAACAGCCGACGCGCATTCTGAACTGTAGTGAATCGGGAATTCTGATGGAACACTGCACGGTGATGCCTCTGCGCGAGGCGCTGAATCAATACTGTCGCAAAACAATCAACGTGGCCTGGACGCTAAAAAAAGCGCTCAAATAA
- a CDS encoding CDGSH iron-sulfur domain-containing protein: MAENLGPEEITGEDEILICTCMQSQHWPYCDASHHTLGGGEPELVQLDKNKSYLICRCFKTKNRPFCDGSHLPKKKV, from the coding sequence ATGGCGGAAAATTTAGGCCCGGAAGAAATCACGGGGGAAGATGAAATTCTTATCTGCACCTGTATGCAGTCTCAGCACTGGCCCTATTGCGACGCCTCGCATCATACGTTGGGCGGCGGAGAACCTGAATTGGTTCAACTCGACAAAAACAAAAGCTATCTGATCTGCCGATGTTTCAAAACCAAAAACCGACCCTTCTGCGACGGTTCCCACCTTCCGAAGAAAAAAGTCTGA
- a CDS encoding tetratricopeptide repeat protein, producing the protein MFGMLKENTVNQLKLLALAGCLGLWGCASMDTPNTSSAQIPKEEASFEDKSKARDKFKDGLQFLSLNMLKEAIGSIQDAARLDPHNSAYPLYIGAIHYSEGNLDAAESVFLEVLEMDSDNKDAYRKLGRLYLEQGRWSQAAHYLEEDLKRPGTPMPHTVYNWLALSYYNLKRFDEAERQWLLALDIAENADIRYNLGLAFKFNEKFDKALESFELAARMKPEFAPAHFESALLYLKKQNFTQARRHFESVVRLEATGERSDMSREYLNLISSQ; encoded by the coding sequence ATGTTTGGTATGTTGAAAGAAAACACAGTGAATCAATTGAAATTATTAGCGCTGGCTGGTTGTCTGGGGCTGTGGGGTTGCGCTTCTATGGATACTCCGAACACTTCGTCCGCCCAGATTCCTAAGGAAGAAGCCAGCTTTGAAGATAAGAGCAAGGCGCGGGACAAGTTCAAGGACGGTTTGCAATTCCTTTCACTCAATATGCTCAAGGAAGCCATAGGTAGCATCCAGGATGCGGCCCGGCTAGATCCTCACAATAGCGCGTACCCACTCTATATAGGAGCGATCCATTATTCGGAGGGAAATCTGGACGCCGCAGAGAGCGTATTTCTGGAAGTGTTGGAGATGGATTCGGACAATAAAGACGCTTACAGAAAACTAGGGCGCCTCTATTTGGAGCAAGGTCGCTGGTCGCAGGCGGCGCATTATCTTGAAGAAGACCTGAAGAGACCTGGAACGCCAATGCCGCACACGGTCTATAATTGGCTGGCCTTGTCCTATTACAATCTCAAACGCTTTGACGAGGCGGAGAGACAATGGCTCCTGGCTCTGGACATCGCCGAAAACGCCGATATACGCTACAATCTGGGACTGGCGTTCAAGTTCAACGAAAAATTTGATAAGGCGCTGGAGTCGTTTGAATTGGCGGCGCGTATGAAGCCTGAGTTCGCGCCTGCTCATTTTGAATCGGCCTTGCTGTATTTGAAGAAACAGAATTTTACTCAGGCGCGCAGGCATTTCGAGTCCGTGGTGCGATTGGAGGCCACTGGCGAACGCTCCGATATGTCTCGTGAATATTTAAACTTGATCTCCTCTCAATGA
- a CDS encoding formylglycine-generating enzyme family protein, giving the protein MNRRLPRIFQVLSLVFLFAACATTRVDKDDSMVLIPEGEFAMGFVIDNERAWGDEDEQPVHSVYVSSFYIDRYETTAAEFASFLNDNLGEAERFIEMGKSVTVEKKGDVFQARSGLERHPVNRVSWYGADAYCRWKGKRLPTEAEWEKAARGTDQRIFPWGNEFPTDERVTFRRKFSKRGFAVMEPVDGMEKGRSPYGIHQMAGNVWEWVADWYDAEYYDISPTKDPKGPATGSSRVLRGGNWYYKPYYMRTTYRFNEEPDKFKVWQGVRCARDTD; this is encoded by the coding sequence ATGAATCGCCGCCTTCCCCGAATTTTTCAAGTACTCAGCCTTGTTTTTCTATTCGCGGCGTGCGCTACGACCCGTGTCGATAAAGACGATTCCATGGTATTGATACCCGAAGGCGAGTTTGCGATGGGTTTCGTTATCGACAACGAACGCGCCTGGGGCGACGAAGACGAACAACCCGTGCATTCCGTTTATGTGAGTTCCTTTTATATAGACCGCTACGAAACGACGGCGGCAGAGTTCGCCAGTTTCCTGAACGACAATCTGGGCGAGGCAGAACGCTTTATTGAAATGGGAAAGTCCGTGACCGTCGAAAAAAAAGGAGATGTCTTTCAAGCGCGTTCCGGTTTGGAGCGACACCCGGTCAATCGCGTGTCCTGGTATGGCGCGGACGCCTATTGCCGCTGGAAAGGCAAGCGCTTGCCGACGGAAGCGGAGTGGGAAAAGGCCGCGCGCGGAACCGATCAACGCATCTTCCCCTGGGGCAATGAGTTTCCCACAGACGAGCGGGTGACTTTCAGACGAAAATTTTCAAAACGGGGATTTGCCGTCATGGAGCCTGTGGACGGCATGGAGAAAGGTCGTTCGCCTTACGGGATTCATCAGATGGCGGGCAATGTGTGGGAGTGGGTCGCCGATTGGTACGATGCCGAATATTACGATATCTCTCCGACAAAAGACCCAAAAGGCCCGGCAACAGGAAGCTCTCGCGTTCTGCGCGGCGGCAACTGGTACTACAAGCCTTATTATATGAGAACGACCTACCGATTCAACGAAGAGCCGGACAAGTTCAAAGTCTGGCAGGGCGTGCGTTGCGCCCGCGATACGGACTGA
- a CDS encoding cyclic nucleotide-binding domain-containing protein: MNMKDTPIHQRFAKGDVIVSEGIKSNNAYVVISGKVHVTKRVDKKTIVIGTLGEGEVFGEMGLISEKVRSANVVAMGDVVVGVIDKDKFDEHLKNLPEDFSAVITALVERLRMTTDMLARIGIELNNTQQKLNSFTLHDN, translated from the coding sequence ATGAATATGAAAGACACTCCCATACACCAGCGTTTTGCAAAGGGAGACGTTATTGTTTCCGAGGGTATTAAAAGCAACAACGCCTACGTTGTCATATCGGGCAAGGTTCACGTGACCAAGCGCGTGGATAAAAAAACCATCGTCATCGGCACTCTGGGCGAAGGGGAGGTTTTTGGCGAGATGGGTTTGATTTCTGAAAAGGTTCGTAGCGCGAACGTTGTGGCGATGGGGGACGTTGTCGTCGGCGTGATCGATAAGGACAAATTCGACGAGCATTTGAAAAACCTTCCAGAAGATTTTTCCGCCGTTATCACGGCGCTTGTGGAGCGCTTGCGCATGACCACCGACATGCTGGCGCGTATAGGGATCGAATTGAACAACACCCAGCAAAAGTTGAATTCTTTCACGCTTCACGATAACTGA
- a CDS encoding type II secretion system F family protein — protein MATYLYKTKVRGKVQSGSIEAETEKEASAKLKQQKIRPTSLKKKSESDFFGPAKQAITGRDIVLFTRQFSTMVDAGLPIVQCLDILGNGAENKTLGDIIIQIKGGIEAGNNLSDSMRKHPKVFDDLFTNLIEAGEVGGILDVILRRLSEYIEKSESLKKKVKSALVYPSMIVTVAVGVVSFLMIFVIPAFAEMFGQGGQELPGPTQIVMDVSDLFRTKWYYMLATVGIIVFSIKQIYATKNGRIAIDRLLLKLPVVGNLVQKVSVAKFTRTLGTLIASGVPLIEGLDICARTSGNKVVEIAVFNTIEAIKEGESIATPLSREAVFPLMVIQMIDVGENAGSLDKMLSKIADFYDEEVDTAVEALTSLLEPMLMVFLGVIVGFIVVAMYLPIFKMGEGI, from the coding sequence ATGGCCACCTACCTCTACAAAACCAAGGTTCGGGGAAAAGTTCAGTCGGGTTCGATTGAAGCTGAAACCGAAAAGGAGGCTTCGGCAAAACTCAAACAGCAGAAAATTCGCCCCACCTCTCTCAAGAAGAAATCTGAAAGCGATTTTTTTGGTCCTGCCAAACAGGCGATCACAGGACGCGATATTGTTCTGTTCACCCGGCAGTTCAGCACCATGGTGGACGCCGGACTTCCGATAGTTCAATGTCTGGACATTCTGGGCAACGGCGCCGAAAACAAAACCCTGGGCGACATCATCATCCAGATCAAAGGCGGTATTGAAGCCGGTAACAATTTGTCCGATTCAATGCGCAAGCATCCCAAAGTTTTCGACGACCTGTTCACCAACCTGATTGAAGCCGGCGAGGTGGGCGGTATCCTCGACGTTATCCTGCGCCGTCTTTCCGAGTACATTGAAAAATCTGAATCGCTGAAGAAGAAAGTGAAAAGCGCTCTGGTGTACCCTTCCATGATCGTGACGGTTGCGGTCGGCGTTGTTTCCTTTCTCATGATCTTTGTTATCCCGGCGTTTGCGGAAATGTTTGGCCAGGGCGGGCAGGAGTTGCCCGGGCCGACGCAGATCGTTATGGATGTCAGCGATCTGTTTCGGACGAAATGGTATTACATGCTGGCCACGGTAGGCATCATCGTGTTCAGCATCAAGCAGATATACGCCACCAAAAACGGTCGCATCGCCATTGATCGGCTGTTGCTGAAATTGCCGGTGGTGGGTAATCTGGTGCAGAAAGTTTCCGTCGCAAAATTCACGCGAACTCTGGGAACCCTGATCGCCAGCGGCGTGCCTTTGATTGAAGGACTGGACATTTGCGCGCGGACTTCCGGTAATAAAGTGGTCGAGATCGCCGTGTTCAATACGATCGAAGCGATCAAGGAAGGCGAAAGCATCGCCACGCCGCTTTCCAGAGAGGCGGTTTTCCCTCTCATGGTGATCCAGATGATCGACGTTGGCGAAAATGCAGGTTCGCTGGACAAGATGCTCTCTAAAATCGCCGATTTTTATGATGAGGAAGTGGATACCGCCGTTGAAGCGCTGACCTCTCTTCTGGAACCGATGCTCATGGTGTTTCTGGGCGTGATCGTTGGTTTCATTGTTGTCGCCATGTATCTGCCGATTTTCAAAATGGGTGAAGGCATCTAG
- a CDS encoding type IV pilus twitching motility protein PilT produces MAKIDAFFKLMNDQGASDLHLVAGSQPVLRVHGDMERVKFKVLENDELKAMLYEIAPENKIKVFEETGDVDFAYEIPNLARYRANFFQQKWGVGAVFREIPSTILTSEQLGLPSVITKLSMLHKGMVLVTGPTGSGKSTTLAAMMDYVNRNKKSHIITVEDPVEFVHKNQGCVVNHREVGVHTKSFKAALKGALREDPDIILVGEMRDLETIELALEAASTGHLVFGTLHTQSAAKTVDRVIDVFPAHQQAQIRTTLSESLKGVVAQNLFKRIDKKGRMAVLEVLVVTPAVSNLIREGKTFQIPSAIQTGKKFGMQSLDDAILIALEEGKISAEDAYDKSIVKERFVQFLKKPPEFI; encoded by the coding sequence GTGGCAAAAATTGATGCGTTTTTTAAATTAATGAACGATCAAGGGGCCTCCGATCTTCACCTGGTTGCTGGTTCCCAACCTGTTCTCCGCGTACACGGTGATATGGAGCGGGTTAAATTCAAAGTTCTGGAGAACGATGAACTGAAGGCCATGCTTTATGAAATCGCTCCCGAAAACAAGATCAAGGTTTTTGAAGAAACGGGAGATGTGGATTTCGCTTATGAGATTCCCAATCTGGCGCGTTACCGCGCCAATTTTTTTCAGCAGAAATGGGGCGTGGGCGCCGTCTTCCGCGAAATTCCCAGCACGATTCTGACTTCGGAGCAGTTGGGTCTCCCTTCCGTCATCACCAAGCTCTCCATGTTGCATAAGGGAATGGTTCTGGTGACGGGGCCGACGGGTAGCGGTAAATCCACAACGCTTGCGGCGATGATGGATTATGTGAACCGCAATAAGAAAAGTCATATCATCACCGTTGAGGACCCGGTCGAGTTTGTTCATAAGAACCAGGGTTGCGTGGTCAACCATCGCGAGGTGGGCGTCCACACCAAGAGTTTCAAAGCCGCGCTCAAGGGAGCCTTGCGCGAAGATCCCGACATCATTCTGGTCGGCGAAATGCGCGATCTGGAAACCATCGAATTGGCGCTGGAAGCCGCTTCCACAGGACATCTTGTTTTTGGAACCCTGCACACGCAGAGCGCGGCCAAGACTGTGGATCGTGTGATCGACGTTTTTCCCGCCCATCAACAAGCGCAGATTCGCACCACCCTGTCCGAGTCCCTGAAAGGGGTTGTTGCGCAGAATTTGTTCAAGCGCATCGACAAGAAGGGGCGCATGGCGGTGCTGGAAGTTCTGGTGGTGACTCCCGCCGTATCCAACCTGATTCGCGAAGGCAAAACCTTCCAGATTCCGTCGGCCATTCAAACAGGTAAAAAGTTTGGCATGCAGTCTCTCGACGACGCGATTCTCATCGCATTGGAAGAGGGTAAAATTTCCGCCGAAGACGCTTACGACAAATCCATTGTTAAAGAACGGTTCGTTCAATTTTTGAAGAAACCGCCGGAATTTATTTAA
- a CDS encoding PAS domain S-box protein: MQEIKADFDRELFLRIRTIMILRVVMLTGFVGLALTLQQRGGFIGPVVPLSVVLGAAYFLTLVYVLFYKYCRRLYWVASVQSVGDLLIVSGLLYATGGIDSPLSFLYLFVIIATSALLPRAASFLVASGASIIYGLLVDLQYFDLIEPVSLFAEAHVSFESGFGFYIIALNIASFYAVAYLASILSHRLRLIKEELALKDIDLQELQEFNQKIIQNMGNGLLATDQEGRVTSINRAGEETLGCRSVDVMAMHCYEVLPLPGLEDLIRSSRSVSFPLELLGKFMRRDGQEIFVRAKVSRLEEHEDPESGKGFIVVFEDQTAMSEMQEKISQAEQMAAVGRMSAGLAHEIRNPLASLSGSIQVLNEGLKLDAVYQKLMGIVITETERLNSIVSDFLNYSQPPKNRKSRININTLVQDVIILMKNSVDYRPAIQITWDRLESGSFVMADGLQIRQILWNLCINALHAMKDEGELRISLQWTKNFKVYKQSTIKEGLLLSIKDTGCGIPKEQLKSIYDPFYTTKDDGVGLGLATVYQIVQQAGGTIEVESEPGEGTLFRVFLPMSRAANKAGGDKNVQSLASTSETH, encoded by the coding sequence ATGCAGGAAATAAAAGCAGATTTCGATCGTGAACTCTTCCTGAGAATCAGAACCATCATGATTCTCAGGGTGGTTATGTTGACGGGTTTTGTCGGTCTGGCGCTCACCCTGCAACAACGAGGCGGTTTCATCGGGCCGGTTGTCCCGCTCAGCGTGGTTCTGGGCGCCGCGTATTTCCTGACCCTCGTCTACGTTCTTTTCTACAAATACTGTCGGCGCCTCTACTGGGTCGCTTCGGTGCAGTCAGTGGGCGATTTGCTGATCGTCAGCGGATTGCTCTACGCTACCGGCGGCATCGACAGTCCGCTCTCCTTTCTTTATTTATTTGTCATCATAGCGACCAGCGCCTTGCTACCGCGCGCCGCATCCTTCCTGGTCGCTTCCGGCGCCAGCATCATTTACGGATTGCTGGTGGATTTGCAGTATTTTGACCTGATCGAACCGGTGTCCCTGTTCGCCGAGGCGCACGTCAGTTTTGAAAGCGGATTTGGTTTTTACATCATAGCCCTCAATATCGCCTCCTTTTACGCCGTCGCCTATCTCGCGAGTATTTTGTCGCATCGCCTGCGCCTGATTAAAGAAGAGCTGGCTCTGAAAGACATCGATCTGCAGGAGCTTCAGGAGTTCAATCAGAAAATCATTCAAAACATGGGCAATGGTTTGCTGGCCACCGATCAGGAAGGGCGCGTCACCTCTATCAATCGGGCGGGAGAGGAGACGCTGGGTTGCCGCAGTGTCGATGTTATGGCAATGCACTGTTATGAAGTGTTGCCCTTACCCGGGCTGGAAGATTTGATCCGAAGTTCTAGATCAGTATCTTTCCCCCTGGAGTTGCTCGGAAAATTCATGCGCCGCGACGGTCAGGAAATTTTTGTGCGCGCCAAAGTCAGTCGTCTGGAAGAACACGAAGACCCGGAATCCGGCAAGGGTTTTATCGTGGTGTTCGAAGATCAGACGGCCATGTCGGAAATGCAGGAAAAGATTTCACAGGCAGAACAGATGGCGGCGGTGGGGCGCATGTCGGCGGGTCTTGCGCATGAAATACGAAATCCTCTGGCGTCGCTCAGCGGATCGATCCAGGTTTTGAATGAAGGTTTGAAGCTCGATGCGGTCTATCAGAAATTGATGGGAATTGTCATTACGGAGACGGAACGCTTGAATTCCATTGTCTCGGATTTTTTGAATTATTCCCAGCCGCCTAAAAATAGAAAATCCAGAATCAATATCAACACGCTGGTTCAGGATGTTATCATCCTGATGAAAAACAGCGTTGATTACAGACCAGCGATTCAAATCACATGGGATCGGTTGGAGTCGGGCTCTTTTGTGATGGCCGACGGATTGCAGATTCGGCAGATACTCTGGAACTTGTGCATCAATGCGCTTCACGCCATGAAGGACGAAGGCGAGTTGAGAATTTCCCTGCAATGGACAAAGAATTTTAAAGTGTATAAGCAATCGACGATAAAAGAGGGATTGTTGTTGTCCATCAAAGATACTGGATGCGGAATCCCAAAAGAACAACTCAAGTCGATCTACGATCCATTTTATACCACCAAGGATGATGGCGTCGGCCTGGGATTAGCCACGGTATATCAGATCGTTCAGCAGGCTGGAGGGACGATCGAGGTTGAAAGCGAGCCGGGCGAGGGGACGCTTTTCAGGGTTTTCCTGCCAATGTCCCGCGCGGCGAATAAAGCCGGGGGCGATAAAAACGTCCAAAGCCTTGCCTCGACGAGCGAAACGCATTAG